Part of the Acomys russatus chromosome 19, mAcoRus1.1, whole genome shotgun sequence genome, TGGCAGGCAAGCTCAGCTCTCAAGACCTCGGGGCACCAACCCACGGGGCACAGCAACGGGCCGCTGTCCAGTCTATGCCCGCACACTGGCAGTGACATGTTTTTCCCTCGCGAACGTCCCATGAGCCACAGGCAGAGCCGCAGGAACAACCCGTAACTGCTTCGCCTGCAAGGAGAGAAGCCCCCACAGGGGCTGGAAGACTGCAGTCGTGGGAGGTAGAGATGGGGTAAGGGGTGGAGGCTGTTGCCCTGGAAACAGAGTGCAAGATGTCTAAATGGGGCACTGATGGAGACCTGGGCCTGGATTGGGAGGTGAGAAGACTGGAAGTCTGGGACAGAGCCCTAAGGACATAGATATTGATACCTCAgacaaggaaggcagaggaatCTCAGGGGACTTCCATAAAGTCTGAACAACAGTTAGGACTCACCTTCCTGGCAGGAGGCCAAGTCTCCTCTGGAGGAGACTGTCCGGCATTGTATGCCAATGTTCATTAATGCTTCTGACActgcagagagaaagatggaagggATTATACAACGTCATCCTTGAGCAGGGAGATCTTTGAGTTTGGCACTTAACAATGGGTTCAAATTCCTCCCAGCAGGGTGAGGAGATGACTCGGTGGCTAAAGAGCTTGACTTGAAAGTGCGGggagccccaggacccacctAAAAACCAGGCATGCATGGTGTTGGTGGGGGGACACCTATCCAGGAGAGAGACTGACATGGGGTCCCCAGAACAAGATGGCTAGCCACACAATTACAAACGCACAAGCCCTGGCTTCAACTAACAGACTCcacctcaacaaaacaaaaggagagagtGGGACGGTGGCACTACATCACCTTCAGGCCTACACatgactatacacacacacacacacacacacacacacacacatgcaccttcacacatgtgcaccacatatataaacacacatacacagacatgtagAGGGAACAtgttacaataaaaatattttgcccTTAGAgaagccagcatggtggctcacacctgtactccaaacactcaggaggctgaggcaagaggattcgGGACTAGAAGCCTCCCTGGGCCACAAAGTGAGGCCTTTTGGAGTAAAGGAAGATTTGGGGTGATGGTTGAAAGAAGTTAAGTTGTGGGCTGGAGCCACGGCTCAAGGTAGGACAGAGCGGGGTTCGATTGGAACTTGTAGACagggtgagtttgaggctggaggCTAGCCTTGCAGCTGGGTGGGTCTGTTCCCGTTACTGATGAGATAAGCCTTTGAGGTCCTCAGCAAGATGGAGTGGAGGGCTTCTCACATAGGGAGCTGAAGCCTTGCTTGATCTTCTTGTCGATGGCTTCATCCACGGAACACTGTGACAAGCTGGAACCCATCAGCCCCAGGacagggaagaggatgaggaggagaagtaAGAGGTTCTTCATCCTGTAGGTACTGCAAGAGATAGCCAAGAGCCCCACATTAGACCAGTCAGACCACCATGTCCTTCTGCCCTTGTGGAGTACTGGGATGGCCATTCAGTGGTCCTGGGTCCCCACACATGGGAGCTCTGACTAGCAGAGGGCTGTTACTTACCGTGGTCAGCAGACTCCCAAGACACAACTCAGTTGTGGACAGGAGCTCCCGTCCCACAGCTCCTACTTGTTAACCTCTGGATGGGGCCCAGCCTGCCTTGGGTAATAAGTCCCTTGGCCCTTTGCCCTCCATTGCCACATCTGGGGCCAAGAGAGGCAAACGCTAGAGGCCCCAAGAAAAGGGACATCCACCTCCTGCCCAGCCCTTCCTGCTTTAGCTTCTGCTCAGGAGGTGATGTGGAGACAACTCTAAAGACCATGGTGGGAAAGGCAGGAGTCAAGACTTCactttcagggctggagatacAAACTGAGACACTGTCTTTGTTTGGTGGAGATATGCAATGAAGTCGAGCTGCCCTACTGCCTAAAATCCAGGCAAGTGCTCAATTGTCGAGTCATATCTCCAGACCCTCACTAGGGAATTATAAACAGACTCCCTATCTCTgaaccatgtccccagcccctcactggtaGACTGTAGGCAGGTATTTTACATCTGAGCTCCACCTCCATGCCCTCAGTGGTATATCC contains:
- the Retn gene encoding resistin, whose translation is MKNLLLLLLILFPVLGLMGSSLSQCSVDEAIDKKIKQGFSSLLSEALMNIGIQCRTVSSRGDLASCQEGEAVTGCSCGSACGSWDVREGKTCHCQCAGIDWTAARCCAPWVGAPRS